A genomic region of Ensifer adhaerens contains the following coding sequences:
- a CDS encoding HPP family protein: MRHFFSRHQPPIHISRGLIAGVGGLVAIAAVGALTNLVGHPMLMAPFGASCVLIFSVAASPLSQPANVVGGHFVATLVGLVLRTIFPNEWWAVAIAVGAAIALMAALRITHPPAGANPLVVFAGDPGFEFLLFPVLTGSLILVTVGALFHRFAKVEYPLVRKPA; the protein is encoded by the coding sequence ATGCGCCATTTCTTCTCGCGTCATCAGCCTCCCATTCACATCTCTCGCGGGCTCATCGCCGGCGTCGGTGGCCTCGTGGCCATCGCCGCCGTCGGCGCGCTCACCAATCTCGTCGGCCATCCCATGTTGATGGCTCCCTTCGGGGCAAGCTGCGTGCTGATCTTCTCGGTGGCCGCCAGTCCGCTGTCGCAGCCGGCCAATGTGGTCGGCGGCCACTTCGTCGCCACCCTCGTGGGCCTGGTCCTCAGAACCATCTTTCCAAACGAATGGTGGGCGGTGGCGATCGCGGTCGGCGCGGCAATCGCGCTGATGGCGGCGCTGCGCATCACCCACCCGCCGGCCGGCGCCAATCCGCTTGTCGTCTTTGCAGGCGATCCCGGTTTCGAGTTCCTGCTCTTTCCAGTGCTGACCGGCTCGCTGATACTCGTTACCGTTGGCGCGCTGTTCCATCGCTTCGCCAAGGTCGAGTATCCGCTTGTGAGGAAGCCGGCATGA
- a CDS encoding TetR/AcrR family transcriptional regulator has product MSRVVTERKDVIAMLAEIFREHGYDGTSLSLITEKTGLGKGSLYHFFPGGKEEMAEAVLGDISAWFRTHIFDVLRGTTDAEKALDQMFTGVDGYFRQGRRLCLMGVIAASGAHDRFARELNSYFSDWRSDLAVTLVRSGTEKAESAALAEEIVGGIQGALILARSLDDPSVFGRVLARLKARCLPVPS; this is encoded by the coding sequence ATGAGCCGCGTCGTCACTGAGCGAAAGGACGTGATCGCCATGCTTGCGGAGATCTTCCGCGAGCACGGTTACGATGGCACAAGCCTCAGCCTGATCACCGAGAAGACCGGCCTCGGCAAGGGCAGCCTCTACCACTTCTTTCCCGGCGGCAAAGAAGAGATGGCCGAGGCGGTGCTCGGCGATATCTCCGCCTGGTTCCGGACCCATATCTTTGACGTGCTGCGCGGCACGACGGACGCGGAAAAAGCGCTCGACCAGATGTTTACCGGCGTCGACGGCTATTTCCGCCAGGGTCGTCGCCTCTGCCTGATGGGCGTGATCGCAGCGAGCGGGGCACACGACCGCTTTGCGCGCGAACTCAACAGCTACTTCTCCGACTGGCGCTCCGACCTCGCGGTCACACTCGTACGCAGCGGTACGGAGAAGGCAGAAAGCGCTGCTCTTGCCGAAGAAATCGTCGGCGGCATCCAGGGGGCGTTGATCCTCGCCCGCAGCCTCGACGACCCCAGCGTCTTCGGCCGGGTCCTCGCTCGCCTTAAGGCAAGGTGCCTGCCCGTACCGTCGTGA
- a CDS encoding SRPBCC domain-containing protein, translating into MTAATANATRKDISLEIVRDFEAPVSLVFKVWSTPEHLLRWWGPRDFTPHSVNVDFRPGGAWRACIRSPEGQDYWMSGLYREVREPEKLVFTFAWDEDGQPGSDTLVTVSFADIGGKTRLVFQQTPFETVEERDSHQDGWGECLERLRDYVGHV; encoded by the coding sequence ATGACAGCGGCGACCGCCAACGCAACGCGCAAGGATATCAGCCTGGAAATCGTGCGCGACTTCGAAGCGCCGGTAAGCCTCGTCTTCAAGGTCTGGTCGACGCCCGAACACCTGCTGCGCTGGTGGGGGCCGCGTGACTTCACCCCGCATTCGGTCAACGTGGACTTCCGCCCGGGCGGCGCCTGGCGCGCTTGCATCCGCTCGCCCGAAGGGCAGGACTACTGGATGAGCGGCCTCTATCGCGAAGTGCGCGAGCCCGAGAAGCTGGTGTTCACCTTCGCCTGGGACGAAGACGGCCAGCCCGGCAGCGATACGCTGGTGACCGTTTCCTTTGCCGACATCGGCGGCAAGACCCGGCTTGTCTTCCAGCAAACACCATTCGAGACCGTCGAAGAGCGCGACTCGCACCAGGATGGCTGGGGCGAGTGCCTCGAGCGGCTCAGGGATTATGTCGGCCATGTCTGA
- a CDS encoding MFS transporter, whose product MSEIANLQNENAPGPKATRREWIGLAVLALPCMLYSMDLTVLNLAVPQLTEELKPSAGQLLWIIDIYGFMVAGSLITMGTLGDRIGRRRLLMIGSVAFGIASIFAAFAWNAETLIIARAVLGVAAATLAPSTLSLIRNMFLDDRQRTFAIGVWIASFSAGGAIGPVVGGLMLSQFWWGSVFLLAVPVMVLILILGPILLPEFRDPEAGRIDLISAAQSLVAVLSVIYGMKHIAEAGFDTIAVFFILLGIVVAILFARRQRRLADPLIDLALFRTPAFSAALGVNILGLFVGFGAFLFVAQYLQLVLGLTPFVAGLWSVPTGVAMIVASMTIPLLATRFAASNLIAAGFVLTAIGFAICTQVGTASSPLLVTTGLVVLCLGFAPVGTLTTDMIVGSAPPERAGAASAISETSFEFGGALGIAVLGSFLTSAYRGRMDELVVSGLPEETVAAARQTLGGAVAVASNLPAADAERLLTAARGVFTQSFAFTASICVFLSLATALMAFVLLRKASDGDTGGDPGLLDKAAPSGNVG is encoded by the coding sequence ATGTCTGAGATCGCAAATCTGCAAAACGAAAACGCGCCCGGTCCGAAGGCGACCCGGCGTGAATGGATCGGGCTCGCCGTGCTGGCCCTACCCTGCATGCTCTATTCCATGGACCTGACGGTGCTGAACCTCGCGGTCCCGCAGTTGACCGAGGAACTGAAACCTTCCGCCGGCCAGCTTCTCTGGATCATCGATATCTACGGCTTCATGGTCGCCGGATCGCTGATCACCATGGGCACGCTCGGCGACCGCATCGGCCGCCGGCGCCTACTGATGATCGGCTCGGTCGCCTTCGGCATCGCCTCGATCTTCGCTGCCTTTGCATGGAATGCCGAGACGCTGATCATCGCGCGTGCCGTGCTCGGCGTGGCGGCGGCGACGCTTGCGCCCTCCACCCTCTCGCTCATCCGCAACATGTTCCTCGACGACCGCCAACGCACGTTTGCGATCGGGGTGTGGATTGCCAGCTTCTCGGCCGGCGGCGCCATCGGCCCCGTGGTCGGCGGGCTGATGCTGTCGCAGTTCTGGTGGGGCTCGGTCTTCCTGCTCGCGGTGCCGGTCATGGTGCTGATCCTCATCCTCGGACCGATCCTGCTGCCGGAATTCCGTGACCCCGAGGCCGGCCGGATCGACCTCATCAGCGCCGCCCAGTCGCTCGTCGCCGTGCTTTCGGTGATCTACGGCATGAAGCACATCGCCGAGGCCGGGTTCGATACGATCGCAGTCTTTTTCATCCTGCTCGGTATCGTCGTCGCCATCCTGTTTGCGCGACGCCAGCGCCGTCTCGCCGACCCGCTGATCGATCTGGCGCTGTTCAGGACGCCGGCCTTCAGCGCCGCCCTTGGCGTCAACATTCTCGGCCTCTTCGTCGGCTTCGGCGCCTTCCTGTTCGTGGCGCAGTACCTGCAACTGGTGCTCGGGCTCACACCCTTCGTCGCCGGTCTCTGGTCGGTGCCAACTGGCGTGGCGATGATCGTCGCCTCGATGACGATACCGCTGCTTGCCACACGCTTTGCCGCTTCCAACCTGATAGCAGCGGGCTTCGTGCTGACGGCGATCGGCTTTGCCATCTGCACCCAGGTCGGCACCGCAAGCAGCCCGCTGCTCGTCACCACCGGCCTCGTCGTGCTTTGCCTCGGCTTTGCCCCTGTCGGCACGCTGACGACGGACATGATCGTCGGCTCTGCCCCGCCGGAACGCGCCGGTGCCGCCTCGGCGATCTCCGAAACCAGCTTCGAATTCGGCGGTGCGCTCGGCATTGCCGTGCTCGGCAGCTTCTTGACCTCGGCCTATCGCGGCCGCATGGACGAACTGGTCGTCAGCGGCTTGCCGGAGGAAACGGTTGCGGCCGCGCGCCAGACGCTCGGCGGCGCCGTCGCGGTTGCGTCCAACCTGCCCGCAGCGGATGCCGAACGACTGCTGACGGCGGCGCGCGGCGTCTTCACCCAGTCCTTCGCCTTCACCGCCTCGATCTGCGTGTTCTTGTCGCTTGCCACCGCGCTCATGGCTTTCGTGCTCCTGCGCAAGGCGAGCGATGGCGATACCGGCGGCGACCCAGGGCTGCTCGATAAGGCAGCGCCGTCCGGCAACGTCGGATAG
- a CDS encoding GFA family protein, with product MKKLYRGSCHCKAVTFEGQLDLAEGIRRCNCSFCAKTRMQKAFALREEFEITSGKERLTSYRADNSSWIEGDVDHYFCSRCGVRPFSRGYHKDFIGHFYAVNVACLDGVSDAELAEAPIIYENGRDDDHFNTPADTRFM from the coding sequence ATGAAGAAGCTCTATCGCGGCAGCTGCCATTGCAAGGCCGTCACCTTCGAAGGCCAGCTCGATCTTGCCGAGGGCATCCGCCGCTGCAACTGCTCCTTCTGCGCCAAGACGCGGATGCAGAAGGCCTTTGCGCTGCGCGAGGAATTCGAGATCACCTCGGGCAAGGAGAGGCTGACGAGTTACCGGGCCGACAATTCGAGCTGGATCGAAGGCGACGTCGATCATTATTTCTGCAGCCGCTGCGGTGTCCGGCCCTTTTCGCGCGGCTACCACAAGGATTTCATCGGCCATTTCTACGCGGTCAATGTCGCCTGCCTCGATGGCGTCAGCGACGCGGAACTGGCCGAGGCGCCGATCATCTACGAAAACGGCCGCGACGACGACCACTTCAACACGCCCGCAGACACGCGCTTCATGTAA
- a CDS encoding ACT domain-containing protein — MAGETDLAKLLATMNPVLFPQTYVYCTVAYRDAARYQMLEPLATYREDEGLTLVLARNAADEAGLDYGPLLRRITLNVHSALEAVGLTAAVSAALTREGISANVIAAYYHDHIFVPEADAERALDALRALTIA; from the coding sequence ATGGCCGGAGAAACGGATCTCGCGAAGCTCCTGGCGACGATGAACCCGGTGCTGTTTCCGCAGACCTATGTCTATTGCACGGTCGCCTATCGCGATGCCGCGCGCTACCAGATGCTGGAGCCGCTCGCCACCTATCGCGAGGATGAGGGGCTGACCCTGGTCCTTGCCCGCAACGCTGCGGACGAGGCGGGGCTCGACTACGGTCCGCTGCTGCGTCGCATCACGCTCAATGTACATTCAGCGCTGGAGGCCGTTGGTCTGACCGCGGCGGTCTCGGCGGCGCTGACGCGCGAGGGCATCAGCGCCAATGTGATCGCCGCCTATTACCACGACCACATCTTCGTGCCGGAAGCCGATGCCGAACGGGCGCTCGACGCGCTCCGGGCGCTGACCATCGCCTGA
- the msrA gene encoding peptide-methionine (S)-S-oxide reductase MsrA, with the protein MARSSKSAHVSGRPVLTLSIAFAALLASTPIAAAQEPAVVIPPPSLDEKAAVSTEIAVFAGGCFWGVQGVFQHVKGVSKAVSGYSGGTAATADYETVSGGKTGHAESVEVTYDPREVTYGQLLQVFFSVAHNPTQMNYQGPDHGTQYRSAVFAVTSEQKRITDAYVTQLGKSGAYPTAIVTEVSPFKGFYAAEDYHQDFLTRNPTHPYIVYNDLPKIENLRALFPQAFRANPVLVFKAKS; encoded by the coding sequence ATGGCGCGCAGCAGCAAGTCGGCACATGTCTCGGGCAGACCCGTCCTCACCTTGTCGATCGCCTTCGCCGCGCTGCTGGCGTCAACACCGATTGCTGCAGCCCAGGAACCGGCCGTTGTCATCCCACCGCCATCGCTCGACGAGAAGGCAGCCGTGTCGACGGAGATTGCCGTCTTCGCCGGCGGCTGCTTCTGGGGCGTACAGGGCGTATTCCAACATGTGAAAGGGGTCAGCAAGGCCGTTTCCGGTTATTCCGGCGGCACAGCGGCAACGGCCGATTATGAGACGGTGAGCGGCGGCAAGACCGGCCACGCGGAATCGGTGGAGGTGACCTACGATCCGCGTGAAGTGACCTATGGGCAGCTGTTGCAGGTCTTCTTCTCCGTCGCCCACAATCCGACACAGATGAACTATCAGGGGCCGGATCACGGTACCCAGTATCGATCGGCCGTTTTTGCAGTGACCTCCGAGCAGAAGCGCATCACCGATGCCTATGTGACCCAGCTCGGCAAATCAGGCGCTTACCCGACAGCGATCGTCACGGAGGTCTCGCCGTTCAAGGGCTTTTACGCTGCCGAGGACTATCACCAGGATTTCCTGACGCGAAACCCGACCCATCCCTATATCGTCTACAATGACCTGCCCAAGATCGAGAACCTCCGGGCGCTCTTCCCGCAGGCTTTCCGGGCGAACCCGGTGCTCGTCTTCAAGGCGAAGAGCTAA
- a CDS encoding alpha/beta hydrolase → MTKRPMPTEEGILAFHRRCEAFYPADAVDASIEQQRKWYDALCAEFDAPSPEGLTREDALVDGRIKVRRYRPATVSTNTRIYYIHGGGFVVGSLNSHDAICAELADIAEAELVSVDYRLAPEHVWPAAFDDCYAVLQALLSDGRPVVVTGDSAGGNLTAGIVLKARAEGLKGIVGQVLIYPGLGGDLVSGSYEEMAEAPGLTTADTSYYRKILQAPADNPFAAPLAEKDLSGLPPSYITGAFFDPLRDDARTYAARLASTGVNVTFREEPQMIHAWLRARHMSEGAREGFRRLAEGVAVLAGTR, encoded by the coding sequence ATGACCAAGCGGCCGATGCCGACGGAGGAGGGGATCCTTGCCTTTCACCGGCGCTGCGAAGCGTTCTATCCGGCCGATGCGGTTGATGCGTCGATCGAGCAGCAGCGCAAATGGTACGATGCGCTCTGCGCCGAATTCGATGCGCCGAGCCCGGAAGGACTCACCCGCGAGGATGCGCTCGTCGACGGCCGCATCAAGGTCCGGCGCTACCGGCCGGCGACGGTTTCGACGAACACCCGCATCTACTACATCCACGGCGGCGGCTTTGTCGTCGGCTCGCTTAACAGCCATGACGCGATCTGCGCCGAGCTTGCGGATATTGCCGAAGCCGAACTGGTGTCGGTCGACTACCGGCTGGCGCCGGAGCATGTCTGGCCCGCGGCCTTCGATGATTGCTACGCGGTGCTCCAGGCGCTTCTGTCCGACGGCCGTCCCGTCGTCGTTACCGGCGATAGCGCCGGCGGCAACCTCACGGCGGGCATCGTGCTCAAGGCCCGCGCGGAAGGGCTCAAGGGCATTGTCGGCCAGGTGCTGATCTATCCGGGCCTTGGTGGCGATCTGGTCTCGGGCTCCTATGAAGAAATGGCCGAGGCACCGGGGCTGACGACCGCCGACACCAGCTATTATCGCAAGATCCTGCAAGCGCCCGCCGACAATCCCTTCGCCGCACCTCTGGCGGAGAAGGATCTTTCCGGCTTGCCGCCGAGCTACATCACCGGTGCCTTCTTTGATCCCTTGCGCGACGACGCCCGCACCTATGCGGCGCGTCTTGCGAGTACCGGCGTCAACGTCACCTTCCGCGAAGAACCGCAGATGATCCATGCCTGGCTTCGGGCCCGACACATGAGCGAGGGCGCGCGTGAAGGGTTTCGGCGGTTGGCGGAAGGGGTGGCGGTTCTCGCCGGTACCCGTTGA
- a CDS encoding LysR family transcriptional regulator — MAFTFRQLQYFVAVAEQGSITRAAQNLSISQSSITEAIKELEGDLGVELFDRHPRGLSITHNGHQFLRHATKILANVSDARRSFSDSREETGGKLNLGVTSLVAGYVLSDLLARYRRACPGVEVSAIEDNGSYLEHLLIGGELDVAVMVISNLRDRMALQAEILETSPYRLWLPIGHPLVSADIISVSDIAKEPLIMLTVDEIEENTGKLLTALGARPHVAFRTRSVEAVRSLVATGAGIALLPDLVYRPWSLEGDRIESRDVSGALPVVQVGMVWRKGSGLPQSARDFVGIAEALRSARPR; from the coding sequence ATGGCCTTCACATTTCGACAGTTGCAATATTTCGTCGCCGTCGCCGAACAGGGGTCGATCACCCGTGCGGCGCAGAACCTGTCGATCTCGCAATCCTCGATCACCGAGGCGATCAAGGAGCTCGAGGGCGATCTCGGCGTCGAACTCTTCGACCGCCATCCGCGCGGCCTGTCGATCACCCATAATGGCCACCAGTTCCTGCGTCATGCGACGAAAATCCTCGCCAATGTCTCGGACGCCCGCCGCAGCTTTTCCGACAGCCGCGAGGAGACTGGCGGCAAGCTCAATCTCGGCGTTACCTCGCTGGTGGCCGGCTACGTGCTCTCCGATTTGCTCGCGCGATACCGCCGCGCCTGCCCCGGCGTCGAGGTCAGCGCCATCGAGGACAACGGCTCCTACCTCGAACATCTCCTGATCGGCGGCGAACTCGACGTCGCCGTCATGGTCATCTCCAACCTGCGCGACCGCATGGCGCTGCAGGCGGAGATCCTCGAAACCTCGCCCTATCGCCTGTGGCTGCCGATCGGCCATCCCTTGGTCAGCGCCGACATCATCTCCGTCAGCGATATCGCCAAGGAGCCGCTGATCATGCTGACGGTCGATGAAATCGAGGAGAACACCGGCAAGCTCCTGACCGCACTCGGCGCCCGCCCGCACGTGGCCTTCCGAACCCGCTCGGTGGAAGCGGTGCGCAGCCTCGTCGCAACCGGCGCCGGCATCGCGCTTCTGCCCGATCTCGTCTACCGCCCCTGGTCGCTGGAAGGCGACCGTATCGAGAGCCGCGACGTCTCGGGCGCCCTTCCCGTCGTGCAGGTCGGCATGGTCTGGCGCAAGGGTTCCGGCCTGCCACAATCGGCGCGCGATTTCGTCGGCATCGCCGAGGCTCTCCGAAGCGCCAGACCGCGCTAA
- a CDS encoding ABC transporter substrate-binding protein has protein sequence MKQMLKSCTALTLSLGLVAPAFAQEPLKELGKGEGELSIVAWAGYIERGETDKNYDWVTDFEKQTGCKVSVKTAATSDEMVALMNEGGFDLVTASGDASLRLVAGKRVQPINTDLIPSWKTIDERMQNAPWFTVNGVHYGTPYVWGPNVLMYNKDAFKGEAPKSWNVVFEEMNLPDGKSNKGRVQAYDGPIHVADAANYLMAHKPDLGIKDPYELNEDQYKAALELLRGQRKLVGRYWHDAMIQIDDFKNEGVVASGSWPFQVNLMEAEKLPIASTIPEEGVTGWADTTMLHADSQHPNCAYMWMEHSLSPKVQGDVSAWFGANPSVGAACKGNELLTDAGCKTNGYEDFEKVKFWKTPVTKCASQGECVPYHRWVSDYIGVIGGR, from the coding sequence ATGAAGCAGATGCTCAAATCCTGCACGGCATTGACCCTGTCGCTCGGCCTTGTCGCCCCGGCATTCGCGCAGGAGCCGCTGAAGGAACTCGGCAAGGGTGAAGGCGAACTTTCCATCGTCGCCTGGGCCGGCTACATCGAGCGCGGCGAGACCGACAAGAACTACGACTGGGTCACGGATTTCGAAAAGCAGACCGGCTGCAAGGTCTCGGTCAAGACCGCCGCCACCTCCGACGAAATGGTGGCGCTGATGAACGAAGGCGGCTTCGATCTCGTCACCGCCTCGGGCGACGCCTCGCTGCGCCTCGTCGCCGGCAAGCGCGTCCAACCGATCAACACCGACCTCATCCCCAGCTGGAAGACGATCGACGAGCGCATGCAGAATGCGCCCTGGTTTACGGTCAACGGCGTGCACTACGGCACCCCTTACGTCTGGGGCCCGAACGTCTTGATGTACAACAAGGATGCGTTCAAGGGTGAGGCACCGAAGAGCTGGAACGTCGTCTTCGAGGAAATGAACCTGCCCGATGGCAAGTCCAACAAGGGCCGCGTCCAGGCCTATGACGGCCCGATCCATGTAGCCGATGCCGCCAACTACCTGATGGCGCACAAGCCGGACCTCGGCATCAAGGACCCCTACGAGCTCAATGAAGACCAGTACAAGGCAGCCCTCGAATTGCTGCGCGGCCAGCGCAAGCTGGTCGGCCGCTACTGGCACGACGCGATGATCCAGATCGACGACTTCAAGAACGAAGGCGTCGTCGCCTCCGGTTCCTGGCCGTTCCAGGTGAACCTGATGGAAGCCGAAAAGCTGCCGATCGCCTCCACCATTCCGGAGGAAGGCGTGACCGGATGGGCCGATACCACCATGCTGCATGCCGATAGCCAGCATCCGAACTGCGCCTACATGTGGATGGAACACTCGCTGTCCCCGAAGGTCCAGGGCGACGTCTCGGCCTGGTTCGGCGCCAACCCGTCGGTCGGTGCCGCCTGCAAGGGCAACGAGTTGCTCACCGACGCCGGCTGCAAGACCAACGGCTACGAGGACTTCGAGAAGGTCAAGTTCTGGAAGACGCCGGTGACGAAGTGCGCAAGCCAGGGCGAATGCGTTCCCTATCACCGCTGGGTCTCCGACTACATCGGCGTGATCGGCGGCCGCTGA
- a CDS encoding ABC transporter ATP-binding protein has product MTTAVLFDNVSRHFGAVRAVDGVNLEVAEGEFFAMLGPSGSGKTTCLRLMAGFEQPTGGHIEIFGETAEGVPPYRRSVNTVFQDYALFPHLSILDNVAYGLMVKGVGREERRKAAEDALAMVKLPGYGTRRPGQLSGGQRQRVALARALVNKPKVLLLDEPLGALDLKLREQMQEELKSLQKSLGITFVFVTHDQGEALSMADRIAVFNDGRIQQLGRPEDVYKQPKTRFVADFVGSSNVLPQKLCQRLGLKAPSASLRPEAISISKPWDGALSLSGTVSAHSFLGAVNRIVVDVDGARVAVASPAALTVPAVGSPVTISFAADELHPMEDA; this is encoded by the coding sequence ATGACGACCGCCGTTCTCTTCGACAATGTTTCCCGCCACTTCGGCGCCGTGCGCGCCGTCGATGGCGTGAACCTCGAGGTTGCCGAGGGCGAATTCTTCGCCATGCTCGGCCCATCCGGTTCGGGCAAGACCACGTGTCTGCGCCTGATGGCCGGCTTCGAGCAACCGACCGGCGGCCATATCGAAATCTTCGGCGAAACCGCCGAGGGCGTGCCGCCCTATCGCCGCAGCGTCAACACCGTCTTTCAGGATTACGCCCTCTTCCCGCATCTCTCGATCCTCGACAACGTCGCCTACGGGCTGATGGTCAAGGGTGTCGGCCGCGAGGAACGCCGCAAGGCGGCAGAAGACGCGCTCGCCATGGTCAAGCTGCCGGGCTATGGCACCCGCCGCCCCGGCCAGCTTTCCGGCGGCCAGCGCCAGCGCGTGGCGCTCGCCCGGGCGCTGGTCAACAAGCCCAAGGTGCTGCTCCTCGACGAGCCGCTCGGCGCGCTCGATCTGAAGCTGCGCGAGCAGATGCAGGAGGAACTCAAAAGCCTGCAGAAGTCGCTCGGCATCACCTTCGTCTTCGTCACCCACGACCAGGGCGAAGCGCTCTCGATGGCCGACCGCATCGCCGTCTTCAACGATGGCCGCATCCAGCAGCTCGGCCGTCCGGAAGATGTCTACAAGCAGCCGAAGACGCGGTTCGTCGCCGATTTCGTCGGCTCGTCCAACGTGCTGCCGCAAAAGCTTTGCCAGCGGCTCGGCCTGAAGGCGCCCTCCGCCAGCCTACGCCCTGAGGCGATCTCCATTTCCAAACCGTGGGACGGCGCACTCAGCCTCTCCGGCACCGTCTCGGCCCATAGTTTCCTCGGCGCTGTCAACCGCATCGTCGTCGATGTCGATGGCGCCCGCGTCGCCGTTGCCAGCCCCGCCGCGCTGACCGTGCCTGCGGTCGGCAGCCCCGTCACCATCAGCTTCGCCGCCGACGAGCTGCACCCGATGGAGGACGCATGA
- a CDS encoding ABC transporter permease, which yields MTAFAEPLVLPERRGPAGRLSDFFWRHPHLLLTLMLAPPLLWLGVVYLGSLFALLLQSFFSIDDFSGLINYEFTFATYRQLLSETNLDIILRTVLMAATVTVASAIIAFPIAYYAARYAQGKWKVLFYLGVMLPLWSSYLVKIYAWKLILAKEGILTWIFDKLHLLWLLDGWLALPVVGGNSLSVSYTGTFIVFVYVWLPFMILPIQAALERVQGNLIEASSDLGGTPAQTFRYVLFPLALPGIVAGSIFTFSLTLGDYIIPQIVGSSRLFIGQAVYAQQGTAGNIPLAAAFTVVPIVIMGAYLYVAKRMGAFDAL from the coding sequence ATGACCGCCTTTGCCGAACCCCTCGTGTTGCCCGAACGCCGCGGCCCCGCCGGCCGCCTGTCGGACTTCTTCTGGCGCCATCCGCACCTGCTGTTGACGCTGATGCTCGCGCCGCCGCTGCTCTGGCTCGGCGTCGTCTATCTCGGTTCGTTGTTCGCACTGCTGCTGCAGAGCTTCTTCTCGATCGACGATTTCTCAGGCCTGATCAACTACGAGTTCACGTTCGCGACCTATCGCCAGCTCCTCAGCGAGACCAATCTCGACATCATCCTGCGCACCGTGCTGATGGCCGCGACGGTCACCGTCGCCTCCGCCATCATCGCCTTTCCTATCGCCTATTACGCGGCACGCTATGCGCAGGGAAAATGGAAGGTGCTCTTTTATCTCGGCGTCATGCTGCCGCTCTGGTCCAGCTATCTGGTCAAGATCTACGCCTGGAAGCTGATCCTCGCCAAGGAAGGCATCCTCACCTGGATCTTCGACAAGCTGCACCTGCTCTGGCTGCTCGATGGCTGGTTGGCGCTGCCCGTCGTCGGCGGAAACTCGCTCTCCGTCAGCTACACCGGTACGTTTATCGTCTTCGTCTATGTCTGGCTGCCGTTCATGATCCTGCCGATCCAGGCGGCACTGGAGCGGGTACAGGGAAACCTGATCGAGGCCTCCTCCGACCTCGGCGGTACGCCGGCGCAGACCTTCCGCTACGTGCTGTTCCCGCTGGCGCTGCCCGGCATCGTCGCGGGTTCGATCTTCACTTTCTCGCTGACGCTCGGCGATTACATCATTCCGCAGATCGTCGGCTCGTCGCGGCTCTTCATCGGCCAGGCGGTTTACGCCCAGCAGGGCACTGCCGGCAACATCCCGCTCGCCGCCGCCTTCACCGTGGTGCCGATCGTGATCATGGGCGCCTACCTCTACGTGGCCAAACGCATGGGGGCCTTCGATGCGCTCTGA
- a CDS encoding ABC transporter permease: MRSDRLNRSPIGLKIAAAAGLAFLHLPILLIFLYAFTTEEKSYQFPPPGLTTQWFAVAWNRPDVWAALTLSVKVASIATSVALVLGTLCAAAVSQTRFFGRETISLLVILPIALPGIITGIALRSAFSMADIPFSFWTIVLGHATFCIVVVYNNAVARFRRISGSLIEASMDLGADGFQTFRYIILPNIGTALLAGGMLAFALSFDEVIVTTFTAGQQSTLPIWMLEELIRPRQRPVTNVVAMVVVLVTFLPILGAYYLTRDGDQIAGAGK; encoded by the coding sequence ATGCGCTCTGATCGCCTCAACCGCTCGCCGATAGGCTTGAAGATCGCGGCCGCCGCCGGCCTCGCCTTCCTGCACCTGCCGATCCTCCTGATCTTCCTCTACGCGTTTACGACCGAGGAGAAGAGCTACCAGTTCCCGCCGCCGGGGCTGACGACGCAATGGTTCGCGGTTGCCTGGAACCGGCCGGACGTCTGGGCGGCGCTGACGCTGTCGGTCAAGGTCGCCTCGATCGCAACCTCGGTCGCGCTCGTGCTCGGCACGCTCTGCGCCGCCGCGGTCAGCCAGACCCGCTTCTTCGGCCGGGAGACGATTTCGCTGCTTGTCATCCTGCCGATAGCACTGCCCGGCATTATCACCGGCATTGCCCTTCGCTCCGCCTTCTCGATGGCCGATATCCCCTTCTCCTTCTGGACCATCGTGCTCGGCCACGCGACCTTCTGCATCGTCGTCGTCTACAACAATGCGGTTGCCCGCTTCCGACGGATTTCCGGCTCGCTGATCGAGGCCTCGATGGATCTCGGCGCCGACGGCTTCCAGACCTTCCGCTACATCATCCTGCCGAACATCGGCACGGCGCTGCTCGCCGGCGGCATGCTCGCCTTCGCGCTGTCTTTCGACGAGGTGATCGTCACGACGTTTACGGCCGGCCAGCAATCGACGCTTCCGATCTGGATGCTCGAAGAACTGATCCGCCCGCGCCAGCGCCCGGTGACCAACGTGGTTGCCATGGTCGTGGTGCTCGTCACCTTCCTGCCGATCCTCGGCGCCTACTACCTCACCCGCGACGGCGACCAGATCGCCGGCGCCGGCAAATAA